The stretch of DNA GACTACctagtttttgttaaaaattagtataaaaaataaaagattttggGATACAATAAATTGGATTTATTCATAAGAAAATGTAATTACTGGGTGATAGTTCCATATCGTACTTTAAACACATTGTTCTAACAATAGATTTACATGTTTTAAACCCACATCTTCGCTTTTTACCATCTGGAATGTATTGTATAAAATGATTTATGGTGTCAAAACGAATGTCATCCGATACTCGGCTATCGAAAGATGCTGTCAAGGAAGCCGATGGCCTTCCACTTCCTTTGCTAAGTACACTATACTTGCTAAATACGTGGGTACAatctctcctgtaaaatttaacTACGATACATTTTCTCTGCCAGTTTTATTATACAATAACCAACTGTTTTGTAATACAACATCGAGCATCCATGTAAATTTTTTTCCATGAATACTGATCCAGTAGCAACTTACATTCCGATCCATTTGATCAGTTCCTACCATAAATGTGTTATATTTGGCGATCAATTTCGGTCTAGAAACATGTTTCGTTTGAGTTTTTGAGAAAATATTCTTACTTAATTTACTTCTTGAGTGCAGCAGGAGGATGAAATCATTGTTGCTACTGCATTGACATTGTCCATCACTTTGTTCAATGGATGTTTCAAAATCACCTAGATTTTTTTCAAGTCCTTTTTAGAAGTTAACGAACATCTTCGGGGAACTCGATTTTCGTCAGCAGTTCCTATGGCGTTATAACCACGAAATTTTCatttagaaattttttaaatattttcgttGCAGTTATTtgttcatattttaaataatcgGATTTTGGAAATACCGATGCACGCTCCTTGTCAAACTCTGCTCCTTTTAGCCATTAAGGTTGATTTCGAGGCTCAAGAAGTCTCTCTGAAATCCAattttttacttcttcagatTCAAAATTATGGCCAGGAATTTCTTCACGCTGCATATAATCTTCGTTCTAACCAATTGTTTCATTATTTGGTAGTCGTATTTCTGTTCCGGCACGTAATTGACGGGATGAAAGGTTATCTACCAGCCTAAAAATGTTAAGGTATACTCATCACTAAGcctgtacatttttattatacaaaatttgaCAATTATAGCACTACATACTACATACATATATCCtcttttatcttcatctaaatcACCTAAATTCTTGTTAGTGTCTACATTTGGATCTTGGGGTTCTACAAAAATATCGTTATCTAGTTCGTTATCAGTATCGTTATCATTATAAATCATATTGAGTAAGCAAAAAAACCTCGTCTAGAACAACTAtgataaagtttaaaatatagGTAGTACAAACGTCTAGCCTTACTTTAAGGCAACGGCTAGGTTACAATAGGTACTGACAAGTAGTTATTTAACAATtcatataaatcatttaaaatatgttttgttaCAAGTATAATCAACACAAATCAACATCAAATAAACAGTTCTTAACACCAGTAAAGAAATAATCATAACTGAGTGTTAGCGATTATCGTTGATGGAATTGACACGGTTGCCAAAGATCCTCCCAAATACAGGCATGTTTGCTGTTGCTTTAAAGCAACGGCGCTAATGGGTTACTGTGAATGGATGTACTCGTAGCTCAGGGTATGTATGTAGAGAGAAAGCAGGCGTACGTGTAGGGATATTTATAAAAGACTATTTTGATTATTCTTAAGTCTATAGATATAACACAAAGTGATGAATACAATTCTTAAGTGGGCGAAGTATACAGCCCTAATGATTTCCATCACAATGATCTTTTGGGGGAAGTTTAGTATAAATTAATAAGTTCAACAATCACTTCCCATGGTTTTGCGAtactaaataaaattgtttatactAAAATCACAAGCTACTCAGCTGCTTTTAAGTCCAATATacattcaataaagaaggaagtCAACTCCTTGTGTGATGTAATCGTAAGAATTCTTAAGTAACCTGGTTTAACATTACATTACACACCCTTGTTTCAAAGCGGCATTTTCATTATAGAACAGTTTACAAATAGCAAGTTCCTCAAGGATACCTATAGATCTGTGCAAAAACGTTAATTGGAGCTAAAGCAAAAAAAGATAATTTCTCAAATAAATTATCAAAGGCACAAAACAACAGCAAAAAATTATGATCAACATTAAATCATATTATCCAAACTCCAGTAACAGACAGTAACAAGAGACAGTAACAATCCAATAGTTACAATATCATAGTTCTACATTTAATAAGATCGAGGACATACCTAATCAATTAAGCCAATACTTTTTGCAATTAGGAAAATCTCTAGCAACAAACATACCACCTCCATCAAAACCTcctgtaaatatttttttcaatagcaACAAGTCTCAGAAAACCATATTAGAGAGGtcgtaagaaaattaaaaaaagggaaAATCTACAGGCTGCGATGGCTAGTGTTGATACTATTAGAGAGTTGCTACCAATTATAACTAAATTAGTTAACCTCTCCCTTATCATTGGATCAATTTCAAACTATGGCGATAGTGGTACCACTGTATTAAAGAGGGCACTCAAAGAAACCTGACAGTCATCGGCCAATATCCATCAATAGCCGTGCCAAAGACCTTATCATATACTTTTTTCTTCTTTCCAGCTTTTCCCCTTTCAGGGGACGTTGTTCTTTACTCTTCTTCGCCACTCACCACTGCAGTCTTTGTTCTCGGACCTTTTTTTAGATGTTAGTCACCCCGGCTCTTTCACTAACCACGTCGTTCCTGATATTGTCTCTTCTAGTTTtaccgtaacattttcatttcagttaCCTCGATATTCTTTTCCTGAACCCTCTTTAAAGGCCATACTTCATACAATCTTGTCTAAATAGTTGGATATATTTTAGGCTGAACCAGTCGCGTAGGTTTTGCATCCGAGAGTTTCTTTCACCTGGACTCCTCCTTCCACCCACTTTTCCCTCGAGAATGAGTTGCTGCGAGGTGGTATTTACTGTGTATCATAACGTGACCAAAGTattctagtttttttttcattgtaaACGCAATTTTCTGTTGTTTACCTAGTCTTTCCAGCACTTTCCTATTCATTATATGTCCTGTGCAGGGTATTTGGAGAATTCTTCTATATATCAACATTTCAAAGGCCGAGAGTTTTTTGGCCTGTCAGGGTCTTTGCTTCAAACCCACACAGTAGAACTGGGGCTCCGTAACATTTGATTAATCGGATTTTTAATGGTAGCGAAATGTCCCTATCAAAAGGAACATCGATCGCaatgatataaaaatataatacgtGAACTCTATTGGAACCAAAATGCATTTATTAGAACGGAGACGTGGGTCACTGATACTATAAaaatccaaagaggagttagacaaggttgtatactccCGCCTTTATTATTCAACCTGTATTACTGGGAGAAGAAATTTGCACGAGCTCTGGATGAGGTACAAGAAAGTATAAAATTCAACGGAAGAATTGTTAATAACATCCGATATGCCGAAGATACGTTATTAATTGCCGGAAGCGAACAAGAAGTACAAAAAGTACACATTGAGCGACTGtgaaacatcatcatcatctttggctcgacaatcctctgtggatcctggcctgctccAAGATTCGTCGCCTCAACTCTACTTCACTGTGAAAAAtatggtcttaaaattaacaccaaCCAATTTTTCACCAACCGATATCTTGATCGAACTCTACGATATCGCATGATAAAATACTATATACATAGTATCCTACTGCACGACATGGAAACCTGGACGCTATAAATTATCTCATTACGCCGCCTGGAAAACTTTGAGATGTGGATATTTCGGCACATTATAAATATTTCATGAACTTACCATGTTAGAAATGAAGAGGTTTTAAGACGTAGGAATAGAGATCGTAAACTTGtaagtattattaaaaaacatctTATCTTGGACATATATTCAGACACGAGAGATGTAGCTTCCTTCAACTAATAATGGAAGGAAAAATATAAGGAAAGTGTGATCCTGGCAGACGACAAATAATCTAGCTATGAACATCAAGGATCATTGCTGGTAAATATATTCTTCATTTTTTCAGTTACTTCACCTACACTTTGTAGTATATTCTGCAGATATTCAAAGTTGCTCGCTGTGATAGCATTATCGTAcacatatctaatgttatttatCTGGTCGATTTGAGATTTCATGCACATCCTGAATATCCTATACGCATGATGAATTCGAATGATGctattttatattatatgtatagtaATTATGTTACAGTTGTATAAAATACTCCAAAGAACTATTACTAAAATCAGAAACTGATAACTATCCGAGGGACTGTTAAAACTAGAGGAAGAAACAAGTAAGTTTCACAACAGTGAAAGCAGACCACACAGCAAATAAAGCTACGTTAAAAATAATTGCTGGTAAAATTACACGTACGTAGGtagtaacatattggtacaatAAATTTAATTACTTGCAGCCTTGTCTACATCAGGTTTTAAGATAAAGAATGAATAATCTAATAGAAAATGTCTTGATATACTCTGCATTGATTCGCCCATCGTATCGATATAATATACTAAGAATGGAACATAATATTTTTACATGTAGCTGATCACCGACGGAACTGACGTCACATTATCGACTACAATGTCCAACGTAAATTTGACAGGTGATTAATGTGAACATAGTTATCTAcgatattttaatgttaaataGATAACATTATGTATTAAGTCAATAATTTAACGTATTCTTTTTGGTAAATCAATAAATTcgtcaaatttttaatattttgcatctAGTCACATCAGTGGCGTGCGATGCGCAAATACGTACCTGtaaaatatatatgttttatatgttataaaaatactattttctgaattttaaaatattacacgTCATTATATATTTGATTCAAAtgtaaataacaacaaaaataaatttttattatacaaatataagtaccaaaagaattttttttactttGGACGCAAATATTTACTCATAGGTTCTATCCTTAGTATATTATATCGATGGATTGTATTGTTTTATTATCCACATTTTGTTATATTGGTGCACAATGCACCAATGTGTCGCCCacgtttttttattatgttgTATGATACGGCTGACGTGGTGTTACATTCACGCGCGTGCGCTTTTGGTAAGTGATTTGCCGCGTAAACTAGCGTATATAACAGCAGCATCTGCGAGCTGCAGTAAGTTCAGTTTGTGCTTCGAAGTGATCAAGTGTTATTGTTACGTAGTGTTCGAAATGTTTCGTTTATTGCCAGTGATCGCTGCATCCTGCTTCCAGCTCGCGGCGCTTCCCGTGGAAATGTGGTCTAATATTTTAAGGTaagtgtttattaatttattttaatgtttatttttttatattagtatttatttttttatatttgtatttattgttttCATTATACTTTTAATCTTTATACTGATATACTGTTTTATATTTCAGATTGTTGGATCCATTGTCTTTATTGGCAACTGCAAGATCAGATCCCAGATTTAAGAGTATTTGTCTTGGTGACAGTGTGCTGAGAAATAATCTGCGGTGTGCTTTGGAGATCGAAAGACGTCAGGCCGAAGAAATTATCCGAAATCCTGCCAAGTCAATAATCATTTCTAGGGAGGATGGCAAAAGAGTATTTGCAGCGAACGTTTCCAAGAAGATCATCAAGAAATCTGTAAATTTAAGACATAGCTTGGAGGTTCTGAAGAAAAAGCCTATGAAAGCAGACAATAAAAAGAACAAACAATGTTTATCGACTGTTAagaaagtttttaattgtagaatataagtttagtttgtaataaataaatttttggaataaatatttttttacaataaagttATTATCTTATCTCATTTATTTTAAGAAACGattaatatttgattttttttaatattcaggATATTTAATCAAAAAGACACTAAAAAATAGTTTTGGGCAACATATTGtaacgataaattctgacccaaaaccgtaaatatatttattactaatattttcattcattcacgtattttttaggtaatgcctacctgacacacgatgggtccccctttgtaataaaaacaacaattcgaaccttctggagacaagccgatttaaccataccggttctgacaacaattcgccgctctgtctagaaggccgtagacgtttctcgtctaacagtagtgaatatataacgggactttttggagaatagaggacagttaattctcaagacgcgctcgcgaatttaaatgttacgttcgttttttaataaattatgtatgtttagtgataaataaataaatatcagttattgtgctttttaatgaattaagataagaacaagacattataaattaaatagacattgaaataaaatcatcacaatatcaaattttgaaaattgtCGTATGTAACTATTGCCTTTAAtcatatttttgaattaaaattatttactcATCAGTATCATATGGAAGCAATATCCTACAGCaatattattaacatttttgtGCAAGATCGTAACAAaattagaaagttgcaaaataggCTAAAAAATTTAACATCGACATCCTAGTTCTAACATAAATCAAGAGTAAATTTAAAGAGAATGTATATTCGTCTTCGAAGG from Diabrotica undecimpunctata isolate CICGRU chromosome 4, icDiaUnde3, whole genome shotgun sequence encodes:
- the LOC140438009 gene encoding uncharacterized protein is translated as MFRLLPVIAASCFQLAALPVEMWSNILRLLDPLSLLATARSDPRFKSICLGDSVLRNNLRCALEIERRQAEEIIRNPAKSIIISREDGKRVFAANVSKKIIKKSVNLRHSLEVLKKKPMKADNKKNKQCLSTVKKVFNCRI